One window from the genome of Pelodictyon luteolum DSM 273 encodes:
- the lysS gene encoding lysine--tRNA ligase — protein sequence MHQDNEQLSLNDQMQRRFDERRHLQESGINPYPCSFEVTGHSRQIIEHFKEDAEEKVSVAGRIMAIRRMGKASFFHIQDSDGRMQIYLKKDEVGDDAYATFKLLDIGDIVGVNGYTFRTRTGEISVHAESFELLCKSLRPIPVAKEKEVEGEKVVFDAFADRELRYRQRYVDLIVNPEVRSTFIKRSAIVSHIRSFFTSQGWLEVETPILQPIYGGAAARPFTTHHNALDMQLYLRIANELYLKRLIVGGFDGVFEFAKDFRNEGIDRFHNPEFTQVELYVAYKDYDWMMRLVEELFQQTAIAVNGTAMTTFLGHEISLEAPFRRLTIADSIREYTGAEIEGKTETELRNLAKDLGLELDPKIGSGKIIDEIFGEFVEPKLIQPTFITDYPTEMSPLAKPHRSKPGLVERFELIAGGKEICNSFSELNDPVIQRQRLEEQASLRQRGDDEAMVVDEDFLRALEYGMPPTAGLGIGIDRLVMLITGEESIRDVIFFPHLKPE from the coding sequence ATGCACCAGGACAACGAACAGCTTTCCCTGAATGACCAGATGCAGCGCCGTTTCGACGAGCGGCGCCACCTTCAGGAATCAGGCATCAACCCCTATCCCTGCAGCTTTGAGGTAACCGGCCATTCCAGGCAGATCATCGAGCACTTCAAGGAAGACGCTGAGGAAAAAGTATCGGTTGCCGGTCGCATCATGGCCATCCGCAGGATGGGCAAAGCCTCCTTCTTCCATATTCAGGACAGCGATGGCCGCATGCAGATCTACCTGAAAAAGGACGAAGTCGGAGACGATGCCTACGCCACATTCAAGCTGCTCGACATAGGTGACATCGTCGGAGTCAACGGCTACACGTTCCGTACCAGAACCGGTGAAATTTCGGTGCATGCCGAGTCCTTCGAACTGCTCTGCAAATCGCTGCGTCCCATTCCCGTCGCCAAGGAAAAAGAGGTGGAGGGAGAAAAAGTGGTATTCGACGCATTCGCCGACCGCGAACTGCGCTACCGCCAGCGCTACGTTGACCTCATCGTCAACCCCGAAGTCCGCAGCACCTTCATCAAGAGAAGCGCCATCGTATCACACATCCGCAGCTTCTTCACGTCCCAAGGGTGGCTCGAGGTTGAAACCCCCATCCTCCAGCCCATTTACGGAGGAGCGGCGGCACGCCCGTTCACTACCCACCACAATGCGCTTGACATGCAGCTCTATCTGCGCATTGCCAACGAGCTCTACCTCAAACGCCTCATTGTCGGCGGCTTCGACGGCGTATTCGAGTTTGCAAAGGACTTCCGCAACGAAGGCATCGACCGCTTCCACAACCCGGAATTCACCCAGGTCGAACTCTATGTCGCCTACAAAGATTACGACTGGATGATGCGGCTCGTCGAGGAACTCTTCCAACAGACCGCCATTGCCGTAAACGGAACGGCAATGACAACGTTCCTCGGCCATGAGATAAGCCTTGAAGCACCCTTCCGCCGCCTCACCATCGCTGATTCCATTCGGGAGTACACCGGTGCCGAGATTGAAGGTAAAACCGAAACGGAACTCCGCAACCTGGCCAAGGACCTCGGACTGGAACTCGATCCGAAAATAGGATCCGGAAAAATCATCGATGAAATCTTCGGCGAATTCGTAGAGCCGAAGCTCATCCAGCCGACCTTCATTACCGACTACCCGACCGAGATGTCTCCCCTTGCCAAGCCCCACCGCTCCAAACCGGGACTTGTCGAGCGCTTCGAACTTATCGCCGGCGGCAAGGAGATATGCAACTCCTTCTCGGAACTCAACGATCCCGTGATCCAGCGCCAGCGGCTTGAAGAGCAGGCGAGCCTCCGCCAGCGCGGTGACGATGAAGCCATGGTGGTCGACGAAGACTTCCTCCGTGCCCTTGAATACGGCATGCCTCCCACGGCAGGCCTCGGCATCGGCATCGACCGCCTCGTCATGCTCATCACCGGAGAGGAATCAATACGCGATGTCATTTTCTTCCCGCACCTTAAGCCGGAATAA
- a CDS encoding phytoene/squalene synthase family protein: MHHDNDRETIAIKAAGGSTPLDSAYRYCREIAKHHAKTFYLATLFLPKPQQKPIFAIYALLRTVDDLVDNAQDQLEAGHITRTDINRMLEEWMEKLQNCYQGKHGGDPIMMAWHDTLLRCNIPIELPLELIEGVAMDIEFNPFQTFDELYVYCYKVASVVGLMTSEIFGYSDRRALQHAIDLGIAMQLTNILRDVGEDIDRGRIYIPLEDLERFGYSREEFMQKTMNERFKKLMQFQIERARNYYLSADEGIPMLEKRSRFAVAVSSVNYGNILNAIEENGYDVFTKRAYRSFIQKISTIPHVWLKTRNTQ; this comes from the coding sequence ATGCATCACGACAACGACAGGGAAACCATCGCCATCAAGGCAGCCGGAGGCTCTACGCCGCTAGACTCCGCATACCGGTACTGCCGGGAGATTGCAAAGCATCACGCAAAGACATTCTACCTGGCGACCCTCTTCCTCCCCAAACCCCAGCAGAAGCCGATTTTCGCCATCTACGCTCTCCTGCGCACGGTCGACGACCTTGTCGACAATGCCCAGGACCAGCTTGAGGCGGGCCATATCACCCGAACCGACATCAACCGGATGCTTGAGGAGTGGATGGAAAAGCTGCAGAACTGTTATCAGGGAAAGCACGGCGGCGACCCGATCATGATGGCGTGGCACGATACCCTTCTGCGCTGCAACATCCCCATAGAACTCCCGCTCGAACTCATCGAGGGGGTCGCCATGGACATCGAATTCAATCCCTTCCAGACCTTCGACGAACTCTATGTATACTGCTACAAGGTTGCATCGGTGGTCGGGCTCATGACCTCCGAAATCTTCGGATACAGTGACCGCCGGGCGCTCCAGCACGCCATCGACCTTGGCATTGCCATGCAGCTTACCAACATCCTCCGCGATGTCGGGGAGGATATTGACCGCGGCAGGATCTACATCCCCCTTGAAGACCTCGAGCGGTTCGGGTACAGCAGGGAGGAGTTCATGCAGAAAACCATGAACGAACGATTCAAGAAGCTCATGCAGTTCCAGATCGAACGGGCTCGCAACTATTACCTTTCCGCCGACGAAGGGATCCCGATGCTTGAAAAAAGAAGCCGTTTCGCCGTTGCCGTCAGCAGCGTCAATTACGGCAACATCCTTAACGCAATTGAGGAAAACGGCTACGACGTCTTCACCAAAAGGGCATACCGGTCGTTCATCCAGAAAATCAGTACGATCCCCCACGTCTGGCTCAAAACACGAAACACACAGTAA
- a CDS encoding SpoIIE family protein phosphatase, which yields MDMNTDANILIVDDEQDTLFALKRYLRLEPYTTHFAKSAEQALETCDTINIAVVVTDLRMPGMSGKELLDALQERHPLIVRIIISGTEDIGMIIDSINSGVIFRFIPKPMEPERMKAIIRDAIAFYRMQLEHREMSALAEKQNRYLTQINDELRLMTTRLQDSEQRFRAMNDAAFDPIFLLDAAGRIVYANVAAETIFGYTRKEFLSLLVGDLMTPENIKAGIIEKLLTSLNTAPKELEIDCLKKDGTDVNIGISVNTAKILSVPHIIMIARDNTLRAQEEKSRLELEKVQKTLESQIERRLLQRHVPITLEGASISHFMLSSGHLNGDFSDFIVYEQQLADILLGDVMGHGILSALVGSGMKSLYLRTIARKSFRKTVPELQEIVTDLHRECIHDLLDIEIYATMLFFRLDLKHKRLSMIDCGHTSTIHVHAADATCSLLKGSNLPIGMVEEQDFACVDVPIEHGDTIVIYSDGITEAQLPDRSFFGEDRLIELVTRHQKACTDDILLAIRQELSSATGGTTFEDDASCIVIRIS from the coding sequence ATGGACATGAATACTGATGCCAATATCCTGATAGTCGACGACGAGCAGGATACTCTTTTTGCCCTGAAGCGATATCTGCGGCTTGAGCCCTATACAACCCATTTCGCAAAAAGTGCAGAGCAGGCCTTAGAGACATGCGATACAATCAATATCGCCGTTGTTGTCACCGACCTCCGTATGCCGGGCATGTCCGGCAAAGAACTGCTTGACGCTCTCCAAGAGCGGCACCCGTTGATCGTGCGCATCATCATCAGTGGCACCGAGGATATCGGTATGATCATCGACTCGATCAATTCAGGAGTGATCTTCCGCTTCATCCCGAAGCCAATGGAGCCGGAACGCATGAAGGCAATCATCAGGGATGCCATAGCATTCTACCGGATGCAGCTGGAACACCGGGAGATGTCTGCCCTGGCCGAAAAGCAGAACCGGTACCTTACGCAGATCAATGATGAGCTGCGACTCATGACAACACGGCTTCAGGACAGCGAACAGCGCTTCCGGGCCATGAACGATGCGGCATTCGACCCTATTTTCCTTCTTGATGCAGCCGGCCGTATCGTCTATGCGAATGTGGCGGCCGAAACCATTTTCGGGTATACCCGCAAAGAATTTCTGTCGCTCCTGGTTGGCGATTTGATGACTCCGGAAAATATCAAAGCAGGAATAATTGAAAAACTGCTTACGTCGCTGAACACGGCACCGAAGGAACTGGAGATAGACTGCCTTAAAAAAGATGGAACCGATGTAAACATCGGGATTTCAGTTAACACGGCCAAGATCCTCTCGGTTCCGCATATCATCATGATTGCCAGAGACAACACGCTCCGGGCCCAGGAAGAGAAAAGCCGGCTTGAACTGGAAAAAGTACAGAAGACGCTTGAATCCCAGATTGAACGACGACTCCTGCAGCGACATGTCCCGATTACGCTTGAGGGCGCCTCTATCAGCCACTTCATGCTCTCCTCGGGACACCTGAACGGTGATTTTTCAGACTTCATCGTCTATGAACAACAGCTGGCTGATATCCTGCTCGGCGATGTCATGGGCCATGGCATCCTGTCGGCCCTGGTGGGATCGGGCATGAAATCACTCTACCTGAGGACGATTGCGAGGAAAAGCTTCAGAAAAACCGTTCCTGAACTACAGGAAATCGTCACCGATCTCCACAGGGAGTGCATTCATGACCTGCTGGACATAGAAATCTATGCGACCATGCTCTTCTTCAGGCTTGACCTGAAACACAAGAGACTTTCGATGATTGACTGCGGGCATACTTCAACCATTCATGTCCATGCAGCTGACGCCACATGTTCCCTTCTGAAAGGATCGAACCTTCCGATTGGAATGGTTGAGGAGCAGGACTTCGCCTGCGTCGATGTGCCGATCGAGCACGGTGATACCATCGTCATTTACTCCGACGGGATCACAGAAGCCCAGCTGCCCGATCGCTCGTTTTTCGGAGAAGATCGCCTCATCGAACTCGTTACCCGGCACCAAAAGGCCTGCACGGACGATATACTGCTCGCTATCCGCCAGGAGCTCTCTTCCGCAACAGGCGGAACTACCTTTGAAGACGATGCCTCGTGCATTGTCATCCGCATCAGCTGA
- a CDS encoding PAS domain S-box protein encodes MMARDLERLDNENRELSSRMRAAVDGAGIGIWEYDIAGSLLVWDDWMYRLYGIEPDRFSGAYEAWVNGLHPDDMERAAREADEAMTGGKPFDTEFRVVHPSGDVHHIKASAVVQYDEAGVPLKMIGINYDITERRQLEDELAAKAAQLHALYEGIPDALLVADIDTKQIVQCNSAAEAMMEVDRTVLLHRSIHSIHPPDVLEAQLCAFERQAKGELRVIESEVLTASGKRIPVSVTAAQVVVNDKPCLIGAFRDITESKEAEQAIRLANQQLQASEQQLMAANQQLQASEQQLMAANQQLQASEQQLMAANQQLQASEQQLMVANQQLQASEQQLMAANQQLMASEQQLMAKLGVQGLLANISTYLMTPVGEVLDESIEHVLGLVGSFTKADRCFIFQFTDDGLVVSNTYEWCAAGVAAEKHGLQQLAVDEFPWWMERIKRHEPIFIPDVSALPVEAKVEKEHLERQGIRSLVAVPVSTAGFSGGFLGLDWVNSSVLNLHEDHIPLLQLASDLIFGSLNREKSAQQIWEREAKYRAIFESIQDVYAEVNLATGTIEEISPSISSFGYTRDEILHRQSLDYYVNPEERDRLISALADMGSLRDFEAHFLTKSGEPITVSLAISLIKGVPDGLMKIVGTMRDISERKKHECQIQENIRLKNDFISSVSHELRTPLFSILGFSSTLLKESGSLDPATRLEFTSIIHDESVRLSSLIEDILTISRIDSGKAKYSRQIFDPVKPVSAVVAILRRQAEEKGIELVEEKPDREHRVVFDQDSLKQVMMNLLGNALKFTPKGGRVKVSISGAEEMVSITVDDTGIGIAASDHEKIFDRFYRSVPSAFQIEGTGLGLAIVKDIVEMQGGSIGVQSELDRGSQFTVLLKRAEDAADEDVVQSRVTE; translated from the coding sequence ATGATGGCCCGCGACCTTGAACGACTAGACAATGAAAACCGCGAACTGTCCAGCCGCATGAGGGCTGCCGTTGACGGTGCAGGGATAGGAATCTGGGAATATGACATCGCCGGTAGTTTGCTCGTATGGGACGACTGGATGTACCGGCTTTACGGCATTGAGCCTGATCGATTTTCCGGGGCATATGAGGCTTGGGTGAATGGTTTGCACCCTGATGATATGGAACGTGCTGCCCGAGAAGCCGATGAGGCGATGACCGGCGGAAAGCCTTTTGATACAGAGTTTCGGGTCGTACATCCATCAGGAGATGTCCATCATATCAAAGCCAGCGCGGTTGTACAGTATGATGAAGCAGGAGTACCGCTGAAGATGATCGGCATCAACTATGATATTACGGAGCGCAGGCAGCTTGAAGATGAACTGGCCGCAAAAGCGGCGCAGCTTCATGCTCTGTATGAGGGCATTCCCGATGCTCTCTTGGTCGCTGATATTGATACGAAACAGATCGTGCAGTGCAACAGTGCGGCAGAAGCGATGATGGAGGTCGACCGCACCGTCCTGCTGCATCGTTCGATCCACTCCATACATCCCCCTGATGTGCTTGAGGCTCAGCTATGCGCTTTTGAACGGCAGGCGAAAGGGGAGCTGCGTGTGATAGAGTCGGAGGTGCTGACGGCATCGGGGAAGCGGATCCCAGTAAGCGTTACTGCGGCTCAGGTTGTAGTAAACGACAAGCCTTGCCTTATCGGGGCCTTTCGTGATATCACTGAAAGTAAGGAGGCTGAGCAGGCAATCCGCCTCGCAAACCAGCAGCTGCAGGCCAGTGAACAGCAGTTGATGGCGGCAAACCAGCAGCTGCAGGCCAGTGAACAGCAGTTGATGGCGGCAAACCAGCAGCTGCAGGCCAGTGAGCAGCAGTTGATGGCGGCAAACCAGCAGCTGCAGGCCAGTGAACAGCAGTTGATGGTGGCAAACCAGCAGCTGCAGGCCAGTGAGCAGCAGTTGATGGCGGCAAACCAGCAACTGATGGCCAGTGAACAGCAGCTGATGGCAAAGCTTGGTGTTCAGGGCCTGCTAGCCAATATCTCAACGTATCTCATGACCCCGGTTGGTGAAGTGCTGGATGAGAGTATTGAGCACGTTCTGGGACTTGTCGGATCATTTACCAAGGCTGACCGTTGCTTCATCTTCCAGTTCACGGATGACGGGCTGGTGGTCAGCAATACTTACGAGTGGTGTGCGGCAGGTGTAGCGGCGGAGAAACACGGGTTGCAGCAGCTTGCTGTTGACGAGTTTCCGTGGTGGATGGAGCGCATCAAAAGGCATGAACCGATTTTTATCCCGGACGTTTCGGCTCTTCCCGTGGAGGCGAAGGTGGAAAAGGAACACCTTGAGCGCCAAGGCATCCGCTCTCTCGTTGCCGTGCCGGTTTCGACCGCCGGTTTCTCTGGAGGATTTCTGGGGCTGGACTGGGTCAATAGTTCAGTTCTAAACCTTCATGAAGATCATATACCCCTCCTGCAACTAGCAAGTGATCTTATTTTCGGATCCCTGAACCGTGAAAAGTCAGCGCAGCAGATTTGGGAACGGGAAGCAAAGTACCGTGCGATTTTCGAGAGCATTCAGGATGTCTATGCTGAAGTAAATCTTGCCACGGGTACGATTGAGGAGATCAGCCCCTCCATCAGTTCTTTCGGCTATACAAGAGACGAAATCCTGCACCGCCAGTCGCTCGATTATTATGTTAATCCGGAAGAAAGGGACCGCTTGATCAGCGCATTGGCCGACATGGGCAGCCTCAGGGACTTCGAGGCCCATTTTCTCACGAAGAGCGGTGAGCCGATTACCGTATCACTGGCAATCAGCCTCATCAAGGGTGTACCTGACGGCTTGATGAAAATAGTCGGCACCATGCGCGATATCAGTGAACGGAAAAAACATGAATGTCAGATCCAGGAAAACATCCGCCTCAAAAACGATTTTATTTCCAGCGTCTCTCATGAGCTCAGGACTCCGCTGTTTTCCATCCTCGGCTTTTCCAGCACGTTGCTCAAAGAAAGCGGCTCGCTGGACCCTGCAACCCGTCTTGAGTTCACCTCAATCATCCATGACGAGAGCGTCCGGCTTTCAAGTCTTATCGAGGATATTCTCACCATTTCGCGCATTGACAGCGGCAAGGCGAAGTACAGCCGGCAAATCTTTGACCCCGTAAAGCCTGTTTCGGCTGTTGTTGCCATCCTGAGACGGCAGGCTGAGGAGAAAGGGATTGAGCTTGTTGAAGAGAAACCGGACAGGGAACACCGTGTCGTCTTTGACCAGGACTCCCTCAAGCAGGTCATGATGAATCTTCTTGGTAACGCGTTGAAGTTCACTCCGAAGGGTGGTCGGGTGAAGGTCAGTATCTCGGGGGCGGAAGAGATGGTTTCTATTACGGTTGATGATACGGGCATTGGTATAGCCGCATCGGATCACGAAAAGATCTTCGATCGATTCTACCGGAGCGTTCCTAGTGCTTTCCAAATCGAGGGCACCGGACTCGGTCTGGCCATTGTCAAGGATATTGTCGAAATGCAGGGGGGGAGCATCGGAGTGCAGAGCGAACTGGACCGGGGGAGTCAGTTTACCGTATTGCTGAAGAGAGCGGAAGACGCGGCTGACGAGGACGTCGTCCAGTCTCGGGTTACTGAATGA
- a CDS encoding CPXCG motif-containing cysteine-rich protein: MNLLESVSVPCPYCGQTMDLEIDCAAGNQQYTEDCPVCCKPVTIVVAIASNGTPSVEARPEDS; encoded by the coding sequence ATGAACCTCCTGGAATCCGTTTCTGTGCCTTGCCCCTATTGCGGGCAGACCATGGATCTTGAGATCGACTGTGCTGCAGGAAATCAGCAATACACCGAGGACTGTCCTGTCTGCTGCAAGCCGGTCACCATTGTTGTCGCGATTGCCTCGAACGGCACCCCTTCCGTCGAGGCGCGTCCCGAAGATTCCTGA
- the ybeY gene encoding rRNA maturation RNase YbeY, translated as MQLQIHNTTRRKLDDALLCRAVETVIQGEGRHALEIAAVYCGSRMSRRINREYLQHDWPTDTISFPYGSGGNVEGEFYICLDVIEENARRFNTDFERELFRVTIHSVLHLAGYDDHLPEDRRRMTEREDSYLQQLFR; from the coding sequence ATGCAGTTGCAGATTCATAACACGACCCGCCGGAAACTCGACGATGCACTCCTTTGTCGAGCGGTGGAGACCGTCATCCAGGGCGAAGGCAGGCATGCTCTAGAGATTGCTGCGGTTTACTGCGGAAGCAGGATGAGCCGCCGCATCAACCGGGAGTACCTGCAGCATGACTGGCCTACCGATACCATTTCCTTTCCTTACGGGAGCGGCGGGAACGTCGAGGGCGAATTCTACATATGCCTCGACGTCATTGAAGAGAACGCCCGGCGCTTCAATACGGACTTCGAGCGTGAACTGTTTCGTGTCACCATCCACTCCGTCCTCCACCTCGCCGGGTATGACGACCATTTGCCCGAAGACCGCCGCCGTATGACGGAGAGGGAGGATAGCTACCTGCAACAGCTTTTTCGATAA
- a CDS encoding PAS domain-containing protein: protein MRHALVQSAELLLQNIAELHSQLAMAGLSSDAIQPLMESLARVETQSAAICRPFMDERKTAEYFRTLEKSVLHETLSDWLWQVDVQGNYISVGSKVKESLGYEPEELLGKPPFAFMPPEEAVRVSGIFGSLVESRQPIHAIENINIHKDGRLITLLTTGVPIYDDNGPLPGTQDWIAISQKSG, encoded by the coding sequence ATGAGACACGCACTTGTACAGTCAGCTGAGCTCCTGTTGCAGAATATTGCAGAATTACACTCCCAACTTGCTATGGCAGGCCTCAGCTCTGATGCGATTCAGCCTCTTATGGAGTCGTTGGCGCGGGTTGAAACGCAGTCAGCCGCGATCTGCCGCCCGTTTATGGATGAACGAAAGACAGCTGAATATTTTCGTACACTTGAAAAATCGGTATTGCATGAAACCCTAAGTGACTGGCTCTGGCAGGTTGATGTGCAGGGTAACTATATCAGTGTTGGCTCTAAGGTCAAAGAGTCTCTGGGATATGAGCCGGAGGAACTGCTCGGAAAGCCACCCTTTGCATTCATGCCTCCAGAAGAGGCAGTACGCGTCAGCGGGATTTTTGGATCGCTTGTCGAGAGCCGGCAGCCGATTCATGCCATTGAAAACATCAATATCCACAAGGACGGCCGGCTGATAACCCTGCTTACCACCGGAGTTCCGATCTATGACGACAACGGGCCTTTGCCGGGTACTCAGGACTGGATCGCGATATCACAGAAGAGCGGATGA
- the hflX gene encoding GTPase HflX, whose amino-acid sequence MPNTPVTEHPRERAILVGLPSPPEIPRSLVEEYLVELAFLADTAGADVVRTLIQERKLRDPAYCIGRGKVDELLEMTKEDQVDIVIFDDDLTPGQTRNLERALDCKVIDRTGLILQIFAIRAKSHQAKMQVELAQLEYLLPRLSGQWTHLSKQKGGIGTKGPGETQIETDRRLVRNRIASLKQKLRDVSLQHDTQTGSRRSVPRVALVGYTNAGKSTLMNQLCPDAGAYAEDRLFATLDTRTRRLELKINKLVLLSDTVGFIRKLPHTLVESFRSTLDEVLQADFLLHVVDLSHPGFEEQMQVVQSTLREIGVKHQHIIDVFNKIDALADPSVLRDLRARYPDAVFISAARGINLTALRECIAEHVGRDYSERRIRVHVADYKIIGYLYEHTEVTGRRCVDEEVELTYRVHKNRLKHIDALTGHSEEAGHAVADS is encoded by the coding sequence TTGCCGAATACGCCCGTTACTGAACACCCGAGGGAGAGGGCCATACTGGTCGGCCTTCCCTCTCCTCCCGAAATACCCCGTTCACTTGTCGAGGAGTACCTTGTCGAGCTGGCTTTCCTTGCCGATACTGCGGGAGCCGATGTTGTCCGGACACTCATCCAGGAAAGGAAGCTCCGCGATCCGGCCTACTGCATAGGCCGGGGAAAGGTGGATGAGCTTCTGGAGATGACGAAGGAGGATCAGGTGGATATTGTCATTTTCGACGATGACCTCACTCCGGGCCAGACCCGGAACCTTGAGCGTGCGCTCGACTGCAAGGTCATTGACCGCACCGGCCTCATTCTCCAGATCTTTGCCATCAGGGCCAAGTCGCACCAGGCGAAGATGCAGGTTGAGCTCGCCCAGCTTGAATATCTGCTGCCCCGGCTTTCGGGTCAGTGGACCCATCTTTCGAAGCAGAAGGGCGGTATCGGAACCAAGGGACCCGGCGAAACCCAGATCGAGACCGACCGTCGGCTGGTGAGGAACCGTATCGCTTCACTCAAGCAAAAACTCCGGGACGTGTCGCTGCAGCACGATACCCAGACCGGCAGCCGGCGCAGCGTGCCGAGGGTGGCGCTTGTTGGCTATACGAACGCGGGGAAGTCTACCCTTATGAACCAGCTTTGTCCCGATGCCGGTGCATACGCAGAGGACAGGCTGTTTGCTACGCTCGACACCAGGACCCGGCGTCTCGAGCTGAAGATAAATAAACTCGTTCTTCTCTCCGACACGGTGGGATTCATCCGCAAACTTCCGCATACCCTCGTCGAAAGCTTCCGCTCCACGCTTGACGAGGTGTTGCAGGCCGATTTCCTTTTGCACGTCGTCGATCTCAGCCATCCGGGTTTCGAGGAACAGATGCAGGTGGTGCAGAGCACGCTTCGCGAGATCGGCGTGAAGCACCAGCATATCATCGACGTGTTCAACAAAATCGATGCACTTGCGGATCCTTCGGTGCTTCGTGACCTCAGGGCACGCTACCCCGATGCGGTGTTCATTTCAGCCGCGCGTGGCATAAACCTGACGGCATTGAGAGAGTGCATCGCAGAGCATGTCGGCCGTGATTACAGTGAACGCCGGATCAGGGTACATGTCGCCGACTACAAGATCATCGGCTACCTTTATGAGCATACCGAAGTTACCGGCCGGCGGTGCGTCGACGAAGAGGTCGAGTTGACCTACAGGGTGCACAAGAACAGACTGAAGCATATCGACGCCCTCACCGGGCATAGCGAAGAGGCCGGACATGCAGTTGCAGATTCATAA
- a CDS encoding pyridoxal phosphate-dependent aminotransferase, whose translation MSLHLSNRHGTVMQSEIRSMSLECSRQGGINLAQGVCDTPVPEVVLRGAADAMQRGLNTYTPHVGIGALRRAIAQKQQRMYGMVCDPDSEIVVTAGATGALYCAFQALLDPGDEVIVFEPFYGYHITTLQSAGAVPVFLPLNPEGWSFSEADLMSAVGPKTRGIIVNTPANPCGKVFSRSELEVIAAAAERFDLFVFTDEIYEHFLYGGLSHLPFATLPGMKERTITISGASKTYSVTGWRIGYAIADARWAAAIGYFSDLVYVCAPAPLQAGVACGMDELGDDYYRDLAEEYRLKKDRFCSALSAAGLRPAVPDGAYYVLADVTGIPGRNAFERAIHILHKTGVASVPGSAFYSGGKGESFVRFCYAKEDAVLDEACRRLQFLR comes from the coding sequence ATGAGCCTCCACCTCAGCAACCGTCACGGTACGGTCATGCAGTCGGAAATCCGCAGCATGAGCCTCGAATGCAGCCGCCAGGGCGGCATCAACCTCGCGCAGGGTGTCTGCGATACCCCGGTTCCTGAGGTGGTTCTGCGGGGGGCTGCCGATGCCATGCAGAGAGGCCTGAACACCTATACGCCGCATGTCGGCATCGGTGCCCTTCGGCGGGCCATCGCGCAGAAGCAGCAGCGTATGTATGGCATGGTGTGCGACCCCGACAGTGAGATCGTTGTCACGGCGGGTGCCACAGGGGCCCTTTACTGTGCGTTCCAGGCTCTGCTCGATCCGGGTGACGAGGTCATCGTGTTCGAGCCTTTCTACGGCTATCATATCACCACATTGCAGTCTGCAGGGGCCGTTCCCGTTTTTCTGCCACTGAATCCCGAAGGATGGTCTTTTAGCGAAGCAGACCTCATGTCCGCCGTAGGACCAAAGACGCGGGGAATCATCGTCAACACTCCCGCGAACCCCTGCGGAAAGGTGTTTTCCCGCAGCGAACTGGAGGTCATTGCTGCCGCTGCCGAACGCTTTGACCTGTTTGTCTTCACTGATGAGATCTACGAGCATTTCCTCTACGGGGGGCTTTCTCACCTGCCCTTTGCGACACTTCCGGGCATGAAAGAGCGGACCATCACCATTTCGGGGGCGTCGAAAACCTACAGCGTGACGGGATGGCGGATCGGTTACGCCATTGCAGATGCTCGGTGGGCGGCTGCAATCGGGTATTTCAGCGATCTGGTGTATGTCTGTGCTCCAGCACCCCTGCAGGCCGGCGTTGCTTGCGGGATGGATGAACTCGGGGATGACTACTACCGGGATCTTGCAGAGGAATACCGCCTGAAAAAGGACCGGTTCTGTTCAGCGCTGTCGGCGGCAGGCCTGAGGCCCGCCGTTCCGGACGGAGCATACTATGTTCTTGCGGATGTGACCGGGATACCCGGCCGGAATGCATTTGAGCGGGCCATCCATATCCTTCATAAGACCGGCGTGGCTTCAGTGCCCGGCAGTGCTTTCTACAGCGGAGGAAAAGGGGAGTCGTTTGTGCGGTTCTGCTATGCAAAAGAAGACGCGGTACTTGATGAAGCGTGCCGCCGCCTGCAGTTTCTTCGCTGA